A segment of the Coffea arabica cultivar ET-39 chromosome 8c, Coffea Arabica ET-39 HiFi, whole genome shotgun sequence genome:
AAGAATAGAAACTTACAGAAAAGAACTTTCTTTTTTCACCTGGAGTTCTCCAAAACAAAGAGCAACTTTCTGATATCAAGGAACCACATTTATGTGGGTGCCTTTCCTTTCCAAGCGGATTGCTGCTTAATTCTGATGACTGTTAGTTCTACTTTGCTTTATTAGAAGATTTGTACTGGTAGTTTGGCAATGTATTGGTTTAATGTACTACCTGATAGCTTCTACAAAAGCCTTTAAATCATTTGTGCAATTTCTTGTAATTAAGTTCTACTGCAGTTTCAGattatcttttgtttttaaagCATGCACATTATTTTATTTGTCCGTGTTCATACATGATAAAACTATTTGAATATCTTTGGGCTGCAACCCCTTGGCACTAGGTCCCTGGATTATGATCTATAGATTTTGTTCTCCAATAAAAAGGTTTCACATGTACATGTGCATTTTATGGTGCTTGGTTGCAGTCTTATAACTGAAATTCCATTCATGCTGCAGGCCAAAAGGAAACCTTTAGCCTTCAAAAATCCACAATTCAACAATCAACTTCTTTGGAGTCCCGGTCCATTGTATGAACAAGATGATGAAAAAGGCAGCATGGTTGACCAGTCACATGGAATTTTTGATGACTCAATTAAAGCATGTAGGCCTATAGAGGATTTTCTTGAGGACAAGGTGCCCAGAAACAAGGTTCATTCAGATTATTGTACTTTGCTGGCTAATGTTTCTGATTTATCTGAGCAAACTGATAAAAGAAATGGTTGTAGCCGTAGCTCCTTGAACAAATATTTGGTCCCATTAAGCTTAGTAGAGAGATGGGGCAGTGCCATGGGTATCCATATCAACCATATCATAACAACTTTTTCTTTGATAGCTTATCTTCCCAATCACCAAACTGTTTGTCAGTTTTCCTTAAGAGATTGCAGATATCGTTTTTCCTGCATCGAGACGCTGTTGTTGTTTTACGAAAAGCTACTACCGCTTTGTGAAGGGTACTGGTTCCTTGTTGGCAACTAATCAGGTATTGTCTTTTctaatatatatgtgtacttTTCTAATGGAGTAATGGATGTGTACCTTTGTGAAGGATTTCTGTAGCATTATTCTTTTGTTCTAATTTGTGCTAATTCAAACTGTCAAAGGGTGTTGGCTTTTCatgttttagtttctttttcttcatttctaatTATTACTTTaacattttttataattttgttcCTTTAATTTGTAAATTTGGTATTAATTTCCACTTTGTTTTATCTCATGAACCCAGTCCTATTTGAAAAGTTGAAATATCAGCCTCCAAGTCATCCCGGTTTACTCCTTTTGGAGCAGATATAGATTtcatttcaaaagctatagctTCGTCTCCATTGTCATTTATCTGTTTAAGTTTGATAAGAGTTACTTAAGAATGGGATTTCTGCATAAATGGCTAAGACATGCTGTAAACTACTAGCGTGTTTCTTATGTTGTGTGTATTTCTGGACAATAGGTTAGTCACTCACTATGTTGTGCATAATTGGATTAACATATAAATGCGGCTCTCTCTACAGTCAGATACTAATTTCCACCTTCCTAGACGAATTGGATGCTTATGTGCTAGTTTTTGTATAGCTGGTGCCATGTGTTTAGAGTAGTGCAACACCCATTTCATGCATACCATAGTCTTACAATGATCTGGCTACAAACTTTGTCCAATATGAGGCTGCATAATTAATGGCATCAATTGATCATACTAGAACTTAAACATGCTAAATTGTTATTGGCATAGGTAATGTGGTTCTTTAGTTGGTAGACCAGTTTCAGTAATAAAATTTACTAGAACATTGAACCAAGAAGAAGAACAAATAAACACTTCTAAAGGATGAAGTGATTACTTGCAGTGACACGAATACGTTCTTATGCAGGTTGGTCCAAAGCTAGTTTAAGGCAAATATTTGATGAACTTTAATGCAAATATTTGGTCCAAAGCTAGGAGCATTTGGTTCTCTTCTATGTGCTTGTGATGGTGATCTTTGTATTAGGACTCAACATGCTCATCTTCATTGGCTTTGGACAATTTTATGAATTTTATCTGCAAATCTCTCTTTTGCTCTTTGACATCAGTAGCTGCTGCTCCAAGATGGTTGTTAAATGGCTGGTTAGAACTTAAAAGGAAAATAAGATATATGCATTCAGGTTAGAATAGTACTTTTATCTGTCCTAGATTAGTTTTTCATCTACTGAATGTGTCCACACTACATGACCCAATAAATCTCATCAGTTTAATGTTGATTGGGAACCTCACATTCTTTGATTGTTATATTGACCTTATAACCTAATGgaattttttccttcttatgtGCATGAAATACAGGAAAAAACCGAGGATAAAAAAGTTCCACTGGAGGAACTTGGTCTTAGATACTTTACCCCCAGGGAGGTGTGTTATGGACATATTATTTTGTACATGAGTTAGTTCCTTCTAAGTGCATTTCCACTGTAATGTATAACTGCTACCTGTTTTTCTTAGGTTGCAAATTTGCATTCCTTTCCAGAGGATTTCCAATTTCCAGAGCACATCAGCCTTCGACAATGGTATGTTTTTCTGAGTTCAGCTTTGTTGGAAAGTGAGAATGTTGCTTGTGTATTGATTGAGAAGTATGTTAATCCTTCAAAACAGCATCTTTGTATGTATTATTTAttccatattttctttttccttttatttctgatttgtgtttGCCATATATATCACGGGAAAGGACTCTAAGCAACTGTGTTTGTTTTGACTTCAGCTTTTCTTTTAtcccctttctttctttttctgcacCAGGGGAGGGGTTGGTGGCACAGTCTACTTTTGATAGAAACATATTATATCTTTGTTCCCAAATTCCCAAATCCCCCAAAGAGATAAACAGCATGAAATTTGCTTTGGCTGGACTTCCTTAGTAGTAGCACATCATTGTACACCCTCTGATAGCACATAAGAGTGAATGGAGATTCACAATGTCTCTGGAGAAACCCATTACCCTATTCAAATTGCAATAGTGCTGATGCTTTCAAGATTTCTGGGCTGCAGAAGAGTTAGGTAAACAGCCTCTCTATTTCAGGCAAAGAGGCTTGTTATGCTGATGTGGTGTAGTCATTATTCCAAGGCTTAATAAGTGAACACTAATAATACATTGTCCACATGTatgtatacacacacacacacacacacacacacacacacacacacacatatatatatagggtGTCTGGTGGCAGCAATAAGTCGCTTGAATATCTTACCCAAGAATTTGTTTCAGTACCTGATCTTCAATTAGTACTTTATGCTAAATGGGAATCAGTGGTTTCTTCCATGTCCCTTGAATTACTGAATTTCTTGCCAACACTTCATGTTTGAAATGAACAAATTAAATCAAGTATCTATTAGGTTATACATTAGTGATGCCTTGCTCTTTTATAATTCCAATCTCCTTTTGTGCTATTATGATTTTTCTTGCCTTTAGCTAGAGATATTTCTATGAAATGATTTCGTTCTTTTTTCTGACATGTCATTGCTCAGCTCGCTGACTAGATACATTGTCTATTTTGCAGTTATGCGTTGCTTGGGAATAGTTTAAGTGTTGGAGTGGTTGCTCCACAGTTGCGCTACCTATTTACTCATCCAACATGACTGTTAAGTTACAATCTGCACATTGAAGCTTCCCTTGATGATGATCGACTGATTTTCTCACTTGGGATTTAACAGTAACATACTGGCTGTGGAACACTTCTTCCAGCTACAAGTTGTATTCACTGATTCAGAAGTTCAGTCATTCATTGCTGTCAGTAACATGCTTGATTTTTGTAGATTTATATTGTTGTAACGAGTGGATAGTTCTTTTCCACTgatacaaaatttgtattttctgATTGCCAAGACCTCATATTGTAGTGCTCCGAGCAGATTGTGGCAATTTAAGAAGGCCATCACTGTTTCATTAGTTATGTTATtgtaaaattagaaatagcaaaATTTTGTTGAACTGCTTATGCTTTGTTCTTGTACCACTTGAGGAAGTTTTTCGAAgtttttccatttcttcacagaaaatttcttgatttggagtTTGCCTTT
Coding sequences within it:
- the LOC113705342 gene encoding tRNA (cytosine(38)-C(5))-methyltransferase 2-like isoform X2, which produces MEFEGLREERGKKPWRVLEFYSGIGGMRYSLMKAGVNAVVVEAFDINDVANDVYQRNFGHRPYQGNIQSLSAADLDSYEAEVWLLSPPCQPYTRQGLQKGSSDARASSFLRILELIPQTSQPPLMLYVENVVGFEAKRKPLAFKNPQFNNQLLWSPGPLYEQDDEKGSMVDQSHGIFDDSIKACRPIEDFLEDKVPRNKVHSDYCTLLANVSDLSEQTDKRNGCSRSSLNKYLVPLSLVERWGSAMDIVFPASRRCCCFTKSYYRFVKGTGSLLATNQEKTEDKKVPLEELGLRYFTPREVANLHSFPEDFQFPEHISLRQCYALLGNSLSVGVVAPQLRYLFTHPT
- the LOC113705342 gene encoding tRNA (cytosine(38)-C(5))-methyltransferase 2-like isoform X1 encodes the protein MEFEGLREERGKKPWRVLEFYSGIGGMRYSLMKAGVNAVVVEAFDINDVANDVYQRNFGHRPYQGNIQSLSAADLDSYEAEVWLLSPPCQPYTRQGLQKGSSDARASSFLRILELIPQTSQPPLMLYVENVVGFETSDTHKRMVKMLEENNFILQEFILTPLQFGIPYSRPRYFCLAKRKPLAFKNPQFNNQLLWSPGPLYEQDDEKGSMVDQSHGIFDDSIKACRPIEDFLEDKVPRNKVHSDYCTLLANVSDLSEQTDKRNGCSRSSLNKYLVPLSLVERWGSAMDIVFPASRRCCCFTKSYYRFVKGTGSLLATNQEKTEDKKVPLEELGLRYFTPREVANLHSFPEDFQFPEHISLRQCYALLGNSLSVGVVAPQLRYLFTHPT